One Kitasatospora sp. NBC_01287 DNA window includes the following coding sequences:
- the rarD gene encoding EamA family transporter RarD — MAAEPESSQALQREAGRGLWFGMAAYGIWGLFPLYWPLLEPSASGDILANRMAWSLVVAVAVLTVRRHWAWVLPLLRQPRRLALSALAAAAISVNWGVYIWGVNSGHVVETSLGYFINPLVTIGFGVLVLRERLRRAQWAAVGVGALAVVVLTIGYGRLPWIALTLALSFAVYGLLKKKIALGGLESFALETAFIFPFAVGFLIYRSATGHAVFGHGAGHLTLLMLTGPITAVPLLLFGAAAIRIPLSTMGLLQYLAPVFQFLCGVLYFHEAMPGERWAGFALVWVALVLLTWDAARRLRAERADRVRSAGTAVVAGAGAGAGTGLAVGAVPVVPAPAPAGDVTR, encoded by the coding sequence ATGGCAGCGGAACCGGAGTCGAGCCAGGCACTCCAGCGCGAGGCGGGCCGGGGCCTGTGGTTCGGGATGGCCGCCTACGGCATCTGGGGCCTCTTCCCGCTCTACTGGCCGCTGCTGGAGCCCAGCGCCTCCGGCGACATCCTGGCCAACCGGATGGCCTGGTCGCTGGTGGTCGCCGTGGCCGTCCTCACCGTCCGCCGCCACTGGGCCTGGGTGCTGCCGCTGCTGCGCCAGCCCCGGCGGCTCGCGCTCTCCGCGCTGGCCGCCGCCGCGATCTCGGTCAACTGGGGCGTCTACATCTGGGGCGTCAACTCCGGGCACGTGGTGGAGACCAGCCTCGGGTACTTCATCAACCCGCTGGTCACCATCGGATTCGGCGTGCTCGTGCTGCGTGAGCGGCTGCGCCGCGCGCAGTGGGCGGCGGTCGGGGTCGGGGCGCTCGCCGTGGTCGTGCTCACCATCGGCTACGGGCGGCTGCCCTGGATCGCGCTCACCCTGGCGCTCAGCTTCGCGGTCTACGGGTTGCTGAAGAAGAAGATCGCGCTCGGCGGGCTGGAGAGCTTCGCGCTGGAGACGGCGTTCATCTTCCCCTTCGCCGTCGGCTTCCTGATCTACCGCTCGGCCACCGGCCATGCCGTCTTCGGGCACGGTGCGGGCCATCTCACGCTGCTGATGCTGACCGGCCCGATCACCGCCGTGCCGCTGCTCCTCTTCGGTGCCGCCGCGATCCGGATCCCGCTCTCCACCATGGGGCTGCTGCAGTACCTGGCGCCGGTCTTCCAGTTCCTCTGCGGCGTCCTCTACTTTCACGAGGCGATGCCGGGCGAGCGCTGGGCCGGTTTCGCGCTGGTCTGGGTGGCGCTGGTGCTGCTCACCTGGGACGCGGCGCGGCGGCTGCGGGCCGAGCGTGCCGACCGCGTCCGGTCAGCGGGTACGGCCGTGGTCGCGGGAGCTGGAGCAGGAGCGGGCACCGGCCTCGCCGTCGGGGCGGTGCCGGTGGTTCCGGCCCCGGCCCCGGCGGGCGACGTCACGCGGTGA
- a CDS encoding RNA polymerase sigma-70 factor, with amino-acid sequence MEHRRLLFGAAYRLLGSVADAEDVLQDAWLKWAAVDQAAIAHPKAYLVKTVTNLALTRLTSARARREAYVGPWLPEPLLTDPALAAPDAGRHAELADSVSLAMLVVLETLSPLERAVFVLREVFAYSNAEIAEALGRSEAAVRQTAHRAKAHVEARRPRFETDPGERRRVTERFLAACVSGDAARVMELLAPDVISWSDGGGVVRAARRPLYGPDHVARWLIGVMAKPEMAGVLPGFAWFNGEEGVIFGRDGIPRGALSLEVRDGRVHGLRAQLNPEKLAGLRGATPWEGRAPDGA; translated from the coding sequence CTGGAGCACCGGCGCCTGCTCTTCGGCGCCGCCTACCGGCTGCTGGGCAGCGTCGCGGACGCCGAGGACGTGCTGCAGGACGCCTGGCTCAAGTGGGCCGCGGTGGACCAGGCGGCCATCGCGCACCCGAAGGCCTACCTGGTGAAGACGGTCACCAACCTGGCGCTCACCCGGCTCACCTCCGCCCGGGCCAGGCGCGAGGCCTATGTCGGCCCCTGGCTGCCGGAGCCGCTGCTCACCGATCCGGCCCTGGCCGCGCCCGACGCGGGCCGGCACGCCGAACTCGCGGACTCCGTCTCACTGGCGATGCTCGTGGTGCTGGAGACGCTCAGTCCGCTGGAGCGCGCGGTCTTCGTCCTGCGCGAGGTCTTCGCCTACAGCAACGCCGAGATCGCCGAGGCGCTGGGCCGCAGCGAGGCGGCCGTGCGGCAGACCGCGCACCGGGCCAAGGCGCACGTGGAGGCCCGCCGCCCGCGCTTCGAGACCGACCCGGGCGAGCGGCGCCGGGTCACCGAGCGCTTCCTGGCCGCCTGCGTGAGCGGGGACGCGGCGCGGGTGATGGAGCTGCTGGCGCCCGACGTGATCTCCTGGTCCGACGGCGGCGGCGTGGTGCGCGCCGCCCGCCGACCGCTCTACGGGCCCGACCACGTGGCGCGCTGGCTGATCGGGGTGATGGCCAAGCCGGAGATGGCGGGCGTGCTGCCCGGCTTCGCCTGGTTCAACGGCGAGGAGGGGGTGATCTTCGGCAGGGACGGCATCCCGCGGGGCGCGCTCAGCCTGGAGGTGCGCGACGGCCGGGTGCACGGGCTGCGCGCACAGCTCAACCCCGAGAAGCTGGCCGGCCTTCGCGGAGCCACCCCCTGGGAGGGGAGGGCGCCGGACGGCGCGTAG
- a CDS encoding 2-oxoacid:ferredoxin oxidoreductase subunit beta → MSEQRATNGLPSLRLVPKAEAPQSAKDFKTDQEVRWCPGCGDYAILAAVQSFMPELGIRRENTVFVSGIGCSSRFPYYMNTYGVHSIHGRAPAIATGLASSRQDLSVWVVTGDGDALSIGGNHLIHALRRNVNLKILLFNNRIYGLTKGQYSPTSELGKITKSTPMGSLDAPFNPLSLAIGAEATFVARTIDSDRKHLTSVLRAAAEHQGTALVEIYQNCNIFNDGAFEVLKDPGTAERALIRLTHGEPITFAGQGVFRDPATGELAVAELTEANQSQVLVHDAHAASPVAAFALSRLADNDTLHHTPIGVLRSVRRPVYDTLMADQLATAVRQKGAGDLAALLAGPDTWTVA, encoded by the coding sequence ATGAGTGAGCAGCGTGCGACGAACGGGCTGCCTTCGCTGCGGCTGGTGCCCAAGGCCGAAGCGCCGCAGAGCGCCAAGGACTTCAAGACCGACCAGGAGGTGCGCTGGTGCCCCGGCTGCGGGGACTACGCGATCCTGGCCGCCGTGCAGTCCTTCATGCCGGAGCTGGGCATCCGCCGGGAGAACACGGTCTTCGTCTCCGGGATCGGCTGCTCCTCCCGGTTCCCGTACTACATGAACACCTACGGGGTGCACTCGATCCACGGCCGCGCCCCGGCGATCGCCACCGGCCTGGCCTCCTCCCGGCAGGACCTGAGCGTCTGGGTGGTCACCGGCGACGGCGACGCGCTCTCGATCGGCGGCAACCACCTGATCCACGCGCTGCGCCGCAACGTCAACCTGAAGATCCTGCTCTTCAACAACCGGATCTACGGCCTGACGAAGGGTCAGTACTCGCCCACCTCGGAGCTCGGCAAGATCACCAAGTCCACCCCGATGGGCTCGCTGGACGCGCCGTTCAACCCGCTCTCGCTGGCGATCGGAGCCGAGGCCACCTTCGTGGCCCGCACCATCGACTCCGACCGCAAGCACCTGACCTCGGTGCTGCGCGCGGCCGCCGAGCACCAGGGCACCGCGCTGGTGGAGATCTACCAGAACTGCAACATCTTCAACGACGGCGCCTTCGAGGTGCTCAAGGACCCGGGCACCGCCGAGCGGGCGCTGATCCGCCTGACGCACGGGGAGCCGATCACCTTCGCCGGCCAGGGCGTCTTCCGCGACCCGGCCACCGGCGAGCTGGCCGTCGCGGAGCTCACCGAGGCCAACCAGTCCCAGGTCCTGGTGCACGACGCGCACGCGGCGAGCCCGGTGGCCGCCTTCGCGCTCTCCCGCCTGGCCGACAACGACACCCTGCACCACACCCCGATCGGCGTGCTGCGCAGCGTCCGGCGCCCGGTCTACGACACGCTGATGGCCGACCAGCTGGCCACCGCCGTGCGGCAGAAGGGCGCCGGTGACCTGGCCGCGCTGCTCGCCGGGCCGGACACCTGGACGGTCGCCTGA
- a CDS encoding 2-oxoacid:acceptor oxidoreductase subunit alpha yields MRQLDRVIIRFAGDSGDGMQLTGDRFTSETASFGNDLSTLPNFPAEIRAPQGTLPGVSSFQLHFADHDILTPGDAPNVLVAMNPAALRANLPDLPRGAEIIVDTDEFTKRALAKVGYAADPLADGSLDGFHLHRVPLTTLTLEALKESGLARKDAERAKNMFALGLLSWMYHRPTAGTEKFLRQKFAKKPQIAEANILAFKAGWNFGETTEDFAVSYEVAPARLPVGTYRNISGNLALSYGLIAAGQRSGLPVFLGSYPITPASDILHELSKHKNFGVRTFQAEDEIAGIGAALGAAFGGALGVTTTSGPGVALKSETIGLAVSLELPLLVVDIQRGGPSTGLPTKTEQADLLQAMFGRNGEAPVPIVAPATPAECFTAALEAARIAVTYRTPVLLLSDGYLANGSEPWRIPGVDELPVIEPDFATGPNTPEGEFWPYKRDPLTLARPWAVPGTAGLEHRIGGIEKQDGTGNISYDPANHDLMVRTRQAKVDGIAVPPIEVDDPDGEAGVLVIGWGSTYGPITAAVRRVRADGGRIAQAHLRNLNPFPANLGQVLGSYDKVIVPEMNLGQLALLLRAKYLVDAQSYNQVRGLPFKAAQLADVLRAAIGTLDGSAGDE; encoded by the coding sequence GTGCGGCAGCTGGACCGGGTGATCATCCGCTTCGCCGGGGACTCCGGCGACGGCATGCAGCTCACCGGGGACCGCTTCACCTCCGAGACCGCCTCCTTCGGCAACGACCTCTCGACGCTGCCGAACTTCCCGGCCGAGATCCGCGCCCCCCAGGGCACCCTGCCGGGTGTCTCCAGCTTCCAGCTGCACTTCGCCGACCACGACATCCTCACCCCGGGCGACGCGCCGAACGTGCTGGTCGCGATGAACCCGGCGGCACTGCGGGCCAACCTGCCCGACCTGCCGCGCGGCGCCGAAATCATCGTCGACACCGACGAGTTCACCAAGCGGGCGCTGGCGAAGGTGGGCTACGCCGCCGACCCGCTGGCGGACGGTTCGCTGGACGGCTTCCACCTGCACAGGGTGCCGCTGACCACCCTCACCCTGGAGGCGCTCAAGGAGAGCGGACTGGCCCGCAAGGACGCCGAGCGGGCCAAGAACATGTTCGCGCTCGGGCTGCTCTCCTGGATGTACCACCGCCCCACCGCCGGGACGGAGAAGTTCCTGCGGCAGAAGTTCGCCAAGAAGCCGCAGATCGCCGAGGCCAACATCCTCGCCTTCAAGGCGGGGTGGAACTTCGGCGAGACCACCGAGGACTTCGCGGTCTCCTACGAGGTGGCGCCGGCCAGGCTGCCGGTCGGCACCTACCGCAACATCTCCGGCAACCTGGCGCTCTCCTACGGCCTGATCGCGGCCGGGCAGCGCTCGGGCCTGCCGGTCTTCCTCGGCTCCTACCCGATCACCCCCGCCTCGGACATCCTGCACGAGCTCTCCAAGCACAAGAACTTCGGCGTGCGCACCTTCCAGGCCGAGGACGAGATCGCCGGGATCGGCGCGGCGCTGGGCGCGGCCTTCGGCGGCGCGCTCGGGGTGACCACCACCTCGGGCCCCGGGGTGGCGCTCAAGTCGGAGACCATCGGCCTGGCGGTCTCGCTCGAACTGCCGCTGCTGGTGGTGGACATCCAGCGCGGCGGCCCCTCCACCGGGCTGCCCACCAAGACCGAGCAGGCCGACCTGCTGCAGGCGATGTTCGGGCGCAACGGCGAGGCCCCGGTGCCGATCGTGGCGCCGGCCACCCCGGCCGAGTGCTTCACCGCCGCGCTGGAGGCGGCCCGGATCGCGGTGACCTACCGCACCCCGGTGCTGCTCCTCTCCGACGGCTACCTGGCCAACGGCTCGGAGCCCTGGCGGATCCCCGGCGTGGACGAACTCCCGGTGATCGAGCCGGACTTCGCCACCGGGCCGAACACCCCCGAGGGCGAGTTCTGGCCCTACAAGCGCGACCCGCTGACGCTGGCGCGGCCGTGGGCGGTGCCCGGCACCGCCGGCCTGGAGCACCGGATCGGCGGCATCGAGAAGCAGGACGGCACCGGCAACATCTCCTACGACCCGGCCAACCACGACCTGATGGTCCGCACCCGGCAGGCCAAGGTCGACGGCATCGCGGTGCCGCCGATCGAGGTCGACGACCCGGACGGCGAGGCCGGGGTGCTGGTGATCGGCTGGGGCTCCACCTACGGGCCGATCACCGCCGCGGTGCGCCGGGTGCGGGCCGACGGCGGCCGCATCGCCCAGGCGCACCTGCGCAATCTCAACCCCTTCCCGGCCAACCTGGGCCAGGTGCTGGGGAGTTACGACAAGGTCATCGTGCCCGAGATGAACCTCGGCCAGCTCGCCCTGCTGCTGCGGGCCAAGTACCTGGTGGACGCGCAGTCCTACAACCAGGTGCGCGGACTGCCCTTCAAGGCGGCGCAGTTGGCGGACGTGCTGCGGGCGGCGATCGGGACACTGGACGGGAGCGCGGGCGATGAGTGA
- a CDS encoding response regulator transcription factor — protein sequence MRVVIAEDSVLLREGLIRLLTDRGLEVVAGVGDGEALISTIKELAGAGALPDVVVADVRMPPTHTDEGVRACVTLRAAYPELGVLVLSQHVEQQYAAELLAGSTRGVGYLLKDRVAEVREFVDAVVRVAGGGTALDPEVVQQLLSRSRKGDVLAGLTPREREVLGLMAEGRTNAAVAKQLVVSPGAVEKHVSNIFLKLGLAQSPEDHRRVLAVLTYLNS from the coding sequence CTGCGCGTCGTCATCGCCGAGGACTCGGTCCTGCTCAGGGAGGGCCTGATCCGCCTGCTCACCGACCGCGGCCTGGAGGTGGTCGCGGGCGTGGGCGACGGCGAGGCGCTGATCAGCACCATCAAGGAGCTGGCCGGCGCGGGCGCGCTGCCCGACGTGGTGGTGGCCGACGTGCGGATGCCGCCCACCCACACCGACGAGGGCGTGCGGGCCTGCGTGACGCTGCGCGCGGCCTACCCGGAGCTGGGCGTGCTGGTGCTCTCCCAGCACGTGGAGCAGCAGTACGCCGCGGAGTTGCTGGCCGGCTCCACCCGGGGGGTGGGCTACCTGCTCAAGGACCGGGTGGCCGAGGTGCGCGAGTTCGTGGACGCGGTGGTCCGGGTGGCCGGCGGCGGCACCGCGCTGGACCCCGAGGTGGTCCAGCAGCTGCTCAGCCGCAGCCGCAAGGGTGACGTGCTGGCCGGGCTGACCCCGCGTGAGCGCGAGGTGCTCGGCCTGATGGCCGAGGGCCGGACCAACGCCGCGGTGGCCAAGCAGCTGGTGGTCTCGCCCGGCGCGGTGGAGAAGCACGTGAGCAACATCTTCCTCAAGCTGGGCCTGGCGCAGAGCCCCGAGGACCATCGCCGGGTGCTCGCGGTGCTCACGTACCTGAACTCCTGA
- a CDS encoding polyprenyl synthetase family protein encodes MTVVEPFGLSVQDRDLTRDVQAGLEAVEAAMAEAVQSDRPLIAITANHLIQAGGKRFRPLLVMLAAQFGDPTAPGVVPAAVVVELTHLATLYHDDVMDEAPVRRGVPTVNARWDNSVAILTGDFLFSRASQVLSDLGPEAVRIQADAFERLVTGQILETAGPALGEDPLAHYLAVLSGKTGALIAVSGRFGALMSGAEPWVVEILTQYGEKMGIAFQLADDVLDIASDGHESGKTPGTDLREGVPTLPVLLLESMPVDESDPEDARLRELLQQDLTDDQRHAEALRLLRRHPALERARRETLGYAEEARALLAPLPECPAKAALQGLCDAVAIRTM; translated from the coding sequence GTGACCGTCGTGGAACCCTTCGGGCTCAGCGTGCAGGACCGCGATCTGACCCGTGACGTCCAGGCCGGGCTGGAGGCGGTGGAGGCCGCCATGGCCGAGGCCGTGCAGAGCGACCGGCCGCTGATCGCCATCACCGCCAACCACCTGATCCAGGCCGGCGGCAAGCGCTTCCGTCCGCTGCTGGTGATGCTGGCCGCCCAGTTCGGCGACCCGACCGCGCCCGGCGTGGTGCCGGCCGCCGTGGTGGTCGAGCTGACCCACCTGGCCACGCTCTACCACGACGACGTGATGGACGAGGCGCCGGTGCGCCGGGGCGTGCCCACCGTGAACGCCCGCTGGGACAACTCGGTGGCCATCCTGACCGGCGACTTCCTCTTCTCCCGGGCCTCCCAGGTGCTCTCCGACCTGGGCCCCGAGGCGGTGCGGATCCAGGCCGACGCCTTCGAGCGGCTGGTCACCGGCCAGATCCTGGAGACCGCGGGGCCCGCGCTGGGCGAGGACCCGCTGGCCCACTACCTGGCCGTGCTCTCCGGCAAGACCGGCGCGCTGATCGCCGTCTCCGGCCGCTTCGGCGCGCTGATGTCCGGCGCCGAGCCCTGGGTGGTGGAGATCCTCACCCAGTACGGCGAGAAGATGGGCATCGCCTTCCAGCTCGCCGACGACGTGCTGGACATCGCCAGCGACGGCCACGAGTCCGGCAAGACCCCCGGCACCGACCTGCGCGAGGGCGTGCCCACGCTGCCGGTGCTGCTGCTGGAGTCGATGCCGGTGGACGAGAGCGACCCCGAGGACGCCCGGCTGCGCGAGCTGCTCCAGCAGGACCTGACGGACGACCAGCGGCACGCCGAGGCGCTGCGCCTGCTGCGCCGCCACCCCGCGCTGGAGCGCGCCCGCCGCGAGACGCTGGGCTACGCCGAGGAGGCCCGCGCGCTGCTGGCCCCGCTGCCCGAGTGCCCGGCCAAGGCGGCCCTGCAGGGGCTCTGCGACGCGGTGGCGATCCGCACCATGTGA
- the nuoN gene encoding NADH-quinone oxidoreductase subunit NuoN, which translates to MAAAGGNTPSIPAPQIEYGQLSPMLIVFGAAVLGILVEAFVPRRARYAAQVSLALTGLAGAFIALVVLATQGYATTKSGLVAMGSVAIDGPALFLQGVILLAAALSVLLYAERRLDPRPEGVPRDAFTAQGAASPGSEQERQATRAGFASTEVYPLTLFAVGGMLLFPAANDLLTMFVALEVFSLPLYLLCALARRRRLLSQEAAVKYFLLGSFASAFFLFGSALLYGYSGSFRLPEIRDVVSGTAPVTPALAVSTQNDALLLIGLAMVGVGLLFKVGAVPFHAWTPDVYQGAPTPVTGFMAAATKVAAFGALLRLFYVAFPGLRWDWRPVMWGVAILTMVVGAILAVTQQDVKRLLAYSSIAHAGFILTGVIATNQQGLSAVLFYLLAYSFVTLGAFAVVTLVRDSKGEATHLSSWAGLGRRSPLLAAVFALFLLSFAGIPLTSGFTGKFAVFQAAAAGGATPLVIVGVLSSAVAAFFYIRVIVLMFFSDPQPNGPAVAIPSVFTTMAISLGVIVTLGLGLLPQYFLDLASKAAVFAH; encoded by the coding sequence CTGGCGGCGGCCGGCGGCAACACGCCGAGCATCCCGGCGCCGCAGATCGAGTACGGCCAGCTCTCGCCGATGCTGATCGTCTTCGGCGCGGCCGTCCTGGGCATCCTGGTGGAGGCCTTCGTGCCCCGCCGGGCCCGCTACGCCGCCCAGGTGAGCCTGGCGCTGACCGGTCTGGCCGGCGCCTTCATCGCCCTGGTGGTGCTCGCCACCCAGGGCTACGCCACCACCAAGTCCGGCCTGGTGGCGATGGGCTCGGTCGCGATCGACGGCCCCGCGCTCTTCCTGCAGGGCGTGATCCTGCTGGCCGCCGCGCTCTCCGTGCTGCTCTACGCCGAGCGGCGCCTGGACCCGCGCCCCGAGGGCGTGCCGCGCGACGCCTTCACCGCCCAGGGCGCGGCGAGCCCCGGCAGCGAGCAGGAGCGGCAGGCCACCCGGGCGGGCTTCGCCTCCACCGAGGTCTACCCGCTCACCCTGTTCGCGGTCGGCGGCATGCTGCTCTTCCCGGCGGCCAACGACCTGCTGACCATGTTCGTGGCGCTGGAGGTCTTCTCGCTGCCGCTCTACCTGCTCTGCGCGCTGGCCCGCCGGCGCCGGCTGCTCTCGCAGGAGGCCGCGGTCAAGTACTTCCTGCTCGGCTCCTTCGCCTCGGCCTTCTTCCTCTTCGGCAGCGCGCTGCTCTACGGCTACTCCGGCTCGTTCCGGCTGCCGGAGATCCGCGACGTGGTCTCCGGCACCGCCCCGGTCACCCCGGCGCTCGCCGTCAGCACCCAGAACGACGCGCTGCTGTTGATCGGCCTGGCGATGGTCGGGGTCGGCCTGCTCTTCAAGGTCGGCGCCGTCCCGTTCCACGCCTGGACCCCGGACGTCTACCAGGGCGCCCCGACCCCGGTGACCGGCTTCATGGCCGCGGCCACCAAGGTCGCCGCCTTCGGCGCGCTGCTGCGCCTGTTCTACGTGGCCTTCCCCGGGCTGCGCTGGGACTGGCGCCCGGTGATGTGGGGTGTGGCGATCCTCACCATGGTGGTCGGCGCGATCCTCGCGGTGACCCAGCAGGACGTGAAGCGGCTGCTGGCGTACTCCTCGATCGCGCACGCCGGGTTCATCCTGACCGGCGTGATCGCCACCAACCAGCAGGGGCTGAGCGCGGTCCTCTTCTACCTGCTCGCCTACTCCTTCGTCACGCTGGGCGCCTTCGCCGTGGTCACCCTGGTCCGCGACTCCAAGGGCGAGGCCACCCACCTGTCCAGCTGGGCCGGGCTGGGGCGGCGCTCGCCGCTGCTCGCGGCGGTCTTCGCGCTCTTCCTGCTCTCCTTCGCCGGGATCCCGCTGACCAGCGGCTTCACGGGGAAGTTCGCGGTCTTCCAGGCCGCGGCGGCGGGCGGGGCCACGCCGCTGGTGATCGTCGGTGTGCTGAGCTCGGCGGTCGCCGCGTTCTTCTACATCCGGGTGATCGTGCTGATGTTCTTCTCCGACCCGCAGCCGAACGGCCCGGCGGTGGCGATCCCCAGCGTCTTCACCACGATGGCGATCTCGCTCGGGGTGATCGTCACGCTGGGCCTGGGACTGCTGCCGCAGTACTTCCTGGACCTGGCCTCCAAGGCGGCCGTCTTCGCGCACTGA